ATCACCCTGTGTCAtgaaaggagggagaggggtcAAACATGCTCTCCCTGCCTTAAGGAACAagtttcctcttccctccctccatgTGAAGAACCTCCTGTTCCAAccaccttcccctcctccagctctgcagctgcctcactACTCCTCTAAGCCCACCCATTAAACAGTTCAGGCCTGGAGGCTCTTTGAGAGTCAAaagctcaaaaaaaaccaatataGGCCTACTTTAAACATGGGGAAATGTCTAAGCCATCCTAACAAGGGTATCACAAAGAATTTACACACCACAGCACTGGCTAGGCTGGGTAGAACTTCCCCAAGtaagtaaaaatgcaaatgatgTTGATAGTTAGGAAAATGCACCCCAATTCAGGGAGCACATCAGCTTCAGAGCTTCAGCTCGTCATGATGAAGATCCTGGTTCACTCTGGTGTCCTTTTACATGAGCACCAAGCTGACTGTCCAGCCCCAACCTCCTCCCAATACTGAAGCCCAAAACAACACTTACACGGTAAGGTGTCTTTGCGCTGTTCTTATCACCAACACAGATCATGGACCAACGCTTGAAGTTACGTCCGAATAGCCGCTTACATGTTTCCTCATTTTGCACCTCCTGTTCCACCTCCATCATCACATCACTGGGGTGCTCTAACACAGACgtccagccccagccagccacCTCACATTTTGTTCCTGCTCTCACATGTTCGTTGCTCCTGGGTATGGAGATGGGTTGCACATTCTTATTGATCTTGGCCTTTGTCTTCAGCTGTCGGGCAGATAGAGCACGGGGTTAGAGCCAGCCAAGGATTAGGGACATGTTCAGAGGTTTGGGGAGGTGAAGgcatccagccccagccagccacCTCACATTTTGTTCCTGCTCTCACATGTTCGTTGCTCCTGGGTATGGAGATAGGTTGCACATTCTTATTGATCTTGGCCTTTGTCTTCAGCTGTCGGGCAGATAGAGCACGGGGTTAGAGCCAGCCAAGGATTAGGGACATGTTCAGAGGTTTGGGGAGGTGAAGGCAAGCAGGGGGCGATCCCTCAGGCAGGAAGGATGTGTTGGGCCATACCTTCAGTATTACAATGTCATTTTTGAAGCCAGCAGGGGAATATTTGGGATGGATGACCCAGTGTTCAACAGGGATCCTCTGCTGGCTCCGTTCTCGGGCCCTGATGTTGTGGGCTCCCAGAATCACAGTGATGTTCACTCTCCTGCCAGGAAACACAAACATGTTCCAGCTGCATTGGCCGCAGGAGCACAGCCCCCAGTGCAGGGGGTCggagggagctggtgctggggtagagagagcagctgcagagagcagctctcagcaagttgtcctctgcagcctgggttCCTTCCACAGCCCAACTGAGGATCCCTCATCCCATGCTTACAcaggtgggagctgccctgtgGAGACCCAGAAAGGCATTCCCAGTAAAGGAAAATGAGAGGCCTCTCTCAGCTGCCTTCTCTTGATAGCAGATCCTGTTTTATCTGGCCAAAGCAAGCCCCGTTTTGTTTTCAGGTCAGCCCGgtgccctctccctgtccgTCAGTCTTTCGGTCACTCTCACTCGGTTTTCCTGTCCCGTAGTAATTGGGCCCGaaggctctccctgccctgcttaTTCTATGACCAAATCAGAAACTCCACAATCCCCTTTTCCTTTGTTCCCTGAACTCTGGgtgatcctgtagaaatcctggcagtgatcctggtagctcttgtcttctggaaaccagtgggtaagggcagctttggtgttccaaatctcagtttttatataggtaggaaatgtttggctcctccctctggctggagcatctcccaacgggatgatgtaattttatcagtcatgcagtgggactcaatgggccatTAACAGAATgtatctccctggaggaagggtgggtcatgggaaagataaagaacataGCTccatctggtttttaacagatggcccattagcagaggatatctcccaaagagataagaatcactgccccacctggtttcagcagatggtgacagaatactgacttttgggcacatctttacattgtaacccaGGACACCCATCCACAGTCTCACTCAGCTTCTCCCAAAGAATGTCAGATCCTCATTCTCACTACTCAGGGTTTGCATCCAGTTCCCAAGAAGGCTGCAGACACCAGCAAGTTTGAACATGCCTTTATTGATGGCcagaaagagctgcagcagcagtgggagaaagGGAACAACGGGAAGCTGTGTGTACTTGGGACCTGCATTTTCACTTTGCCACAGAGACTCTCCTTACTGCAAAAGCCTGTGCCTGCACCATGGGGGCTTCTCTGAGCCCAGTTCAGCTGCCCCTGGGAGGTTCTCAGCACCAGCAGGTGTTTGATGCATTGTGGAGAAGGGGCACTGAGCATTTTAGTCAGAGGATGGAGAGCCAGGCAGCTCTTGGAGTGCAAACATCCCCAGCTGCTGACGTATCCAGGAGTCAAAATACGAGATTCTGGTGAATACCGTAGGGAAGAGGCAGATTTTATGTCCATAAGAAACAATGCCATAAGCCTTCTGATTGCAGACTAATGGGCCACCAGAATCACCCTGTGTCAtgaaaggagggagaggggtcAAACATGCTCTCCCTGCCTTAAGGAACAagtttcctcttccctccctccatgTGAAGAACCTCCTGTTCCAACCacctccccctcctccagctctgcagctgcctcactACTCCTCTAAGCCCACCCATTAAACAGTTCAGGCCTGGAGGCTCTTTGAGattcaaaagcacagaaaaaaccccatagGCCTACTTTAAACATGGGGAAATGTCTAAGCCATCCTAACAAGGGTATCACAAAGAATTTACACACCACAGCACTGGCTAGGCTGGGTAGAACTTCCCCAAGtaagtaaaaatgcaaatgatgTTGATAGTTAGGAAAATGCACCCCAATTCAGGGAGCACATCAGCTTCAGAGCTTCAGCTCGTCATGATGAAGATCCTGGTTCACTCTGGTGTCCTTTTACCTTCACATGAGCACCAAACTGACTGTCCAGCCCCAACCTCCTCCCAATACTGAAGCCCAAAACAACACTTACACGGTAAGGTGTCTTTGCGCTGTTCTTATCACCAACACAGATCATGGACCAACGCTTGAAGTTACGTCCGAATAGCCGCTTACATGTTTCCTCATTTTGCACCTCCTGTTCCACCTCCATCATCACATCACTGGGGTGCTCTAACACAGACgtccagccccagccagccacCTCACATTTTGTTCCTGCTCTCACATGTTCGTTTCTTCTGGGTATGGAGATGGGTTGCACATTCTTATTGATCTTGGCCTTTGTCTTCAGCTGTCGGGCAGATAGAGCACGGGGTTAGAGCCAGCCAAGGATTAGGGACATGTTCAGAGGTTTGGGGAGGTGAAGGCAAGCAGGGGGCGATCCCTCAGGCAGGAAGGATGTGTTGGGCCATACCTTCAGTATTACAATGTCATTTTTGAAGCCAGCAGGGGAATATTTGGGATGGATGACCCAGTCTCTAACACGGATCCTCTGCTGGCTCCGTTCTCGGGCCCTGATGTTGTGGGCTCCCAGAATCACAGTGATGTTCACTCTCCTGCCAGGAAACACAAACATGTTCCAGCTGCATTGGCCGCAGGAGCACAGCCCCCAGTGCAGGGGGTCggagggagctggtgctggggtagagagagcagctgcagagagcagctctcagcaagttgtcctctgcagcctgggttCCTTCCACAGCCCAACTGAGGATCCCTCATCCCATGCTTACAcaggtgggagctgccctgtgGAGACCCAGAAAGGCATTCCCAGTAAAGGAAAATGAGAGGCCTCTCTCAGCTGCCTTCTCTTGATAGCAGATCCTGTTTTATCTGGCCAAAGCAAGCCCCGTTTTGTTTTCAGGTCAGCCCGgtgccctctccctgtccgTCAGTCTTTCGGTCACTCTCACTCGGTTTTCCTGTCCCGTAGTAATTGGGCCCGaaggctctccctgccctgcttaTTCTATGACCAAATCAGAAACTCCACAATCCCCTTTTCCTTTGTTCCCTGAACTCTGGATGATGCAGATgcacagctgaaataaaatctctgtAAAACCCCTACAAAGGTCTTTCCTGATCCTTTACTTCCTATCACCCAAGCAAAATTAGATGCAACACTGCCCCATGCTGAAGGCAAAGGGAGACAGGGGAGAGGAGACACTGAACCCTCTTGTCCAGCAGTAGCTCTAAGCCATGGTAGGATCCATGGAGATCACTGTGAGcattcctgtccccaaggaCACACAGCCCCTAGCAGACAATTTGTGAAACTCACAGAGGATCGCTCAGCTCCAAAGATCGCTGCTCACAGAGGATCGCTCAGCTCCAGAGATCGCTGCTCTGCCTGAAGAGACACAGGGTGCTGTTTCAGCCCAGACCAGGGCTGAGGCCCTTTGGCACTACGTGAGGCTGGAGAAAATCACCTGCACAAGAAAGACAGGGTCTTACCCTTCTTTAGCCACACAgtgagctgctgagagcactgCATCTGGCCGAATCAGGAACCCTCCACAGGAATAAGCCTTTCGACTAGACTGATGTAAAACTTGTATGTTTAAATAAGCCATGTATGGTCTGGAGTGGCGCTTCACTTCCTTCCCACCAATGATCCTTCCTGGAAGAGAGATGGGAAGTGTTCATATGATGTATTCTGCTATTTCCTGTCAAGTTTGGGGCTGTATGAAGGGAGAGGGTCATCCTCTGATGTCATGTGCCAGTGAAACCAGCAACTCTCCTTCCTGGGGCTGTCCAAAGCATTGCTGGTGCAATGGAGAGAAAGGCAAGCAGCACTGTCTGGGGTGACTGGCCACCCCTGGCTCTGGATAACTAAAATGCCAGCAAAGGGCACAACTCTGGTGCCTGTAATGCCTCACTGGTTTCAGGCACACCCTGAGCTGAGAGATAAGAAGAGAGAGGCAAGTAGGAGAGTAGAGATAGGAGAGGGGGCAAGACATGAACCTTGCCTGAGATTGACTACTCAGTGTCCATCTGTGCCCTTGCATGTTCTTGTCTAAGTCCCCTCTCTGTGTActcaccagccccagcccagggcaggagaaaaGCACTTGAGAtcagaaggagaagcagcatcTTCTGCCACTGTCCTGATGAGCTAAAGCAGTTGCTGTGGCCAGGCAGGAGACAGGTACAGAATGATAACCTCTATAAATGCGGTGTGGAGCTGAAACAGGAAACCTCAGCCTGCCTGCAGCCGTGTCATTTACTGCTTTTATTCTCACAACCCCAGACTGTGGCTTGGAGAGGGGCTCATGACATCCTCTGCGTTTTCATCACCATCTTCTCAAAAAGCTGGAGAGATCAGGGCTTGTTCAGAGCACCCAGAGTGCACAGGGAGAGCAATGGGGTGTCTGTTGAGTGCATATCCCATCAGAGACCTTTGGAGAGAGCCCATGGAATGCTGTGTGTGGGCTGGTTTCgtctggactttttttttctttttttcttttttcccccctttcactggactttttttctttttgttttttgctacCCCTCTCCTCTGATAGAAATGGGGAGAGCTGGCCAGGGCTAGGCAAAGATCCTGGTTCTTATCAGAGGGGCTGACTGCCATCAGAGATGTCTTTGGGAAATCAGAAATCACCAGTCAGAGGAGCTAAGGGACAAGGCCAGTGGGAGTCTGTAAAACTAGGGAGAGGTGATAAAATACAGCTACACAGGCTTCatccagaaagcagaagaagcGATTTATTGCAGGAATAGACATATTTTTTTATAGACTGGTTCACAGAGCCAAGGATAGAACAAGCTCTTTGGTCcaaggaaggcaacacctcttgtAAAGATGCTTTTACCAAAACATCACCTTCCCCTCGCACTCTTCCTGTCCACAACACCATGTGCTAAACTTTGAtattaattctttcccttctgttttcctttgattaGCTTGGGAAAACTGAAACTGCTGTTTTCCCTGACTCTCACCAGGATCCACAGTCTAGGgagcttctctgcctcagctagccAGAAAAACTAaccaaaagcaaaggagagctctctcctgctgcccactgcaGACAACACAGTCTGTGGGAAGCATGCAGGGGAGCAAGTGCATTCTCTGATAACAAACTGCGCATTTTCTCTCCCCCTTAACTCCTGGAACCAGTCTCAAAGCTGCAGAACTCAATAATCCACACAAACAGAACAGACAATTggggatacaagcatcataaagtcacgCCAAGACATTGGCTCACAGCCAGAGGTGACTCTGCCTGTCCCAGTCATTGTCAGTAATCCAcacctccagtgctgcagcctagcctgagctgtgctgtgcaggagaaaCAGGACTTCTGGACAGCAAATC
The genomic region above belongs to Ficedula albicollis isolate OC2 chromosome 27, FicAlb1.5, whole genome shotgun sequence and contains:
- the LOC101806847 gene encoding mast cell protease 1A-like produces the protein MLLLLLISSAFLLPWAGAGRIIGGKEVKRHSRPYMAYLNIQVLHQSSRKAYSCGGFLIRPDAVLSAAHCVAKEGRVNITVILGAHNIRARERSQQRIRVRDWVIHPKYSPAGFKNDIVILKLKTKAKINKNVQPISIPRRNEHVRAGTKCEVAGWGWTSVLEHPSDVMMEVEQEVQNEETCKRLFGRNFKRWSMICVGDKNSAKTPYRGDSGGPLVCNQKAYGIVSYGHKICLFPTVFTRISYFDSWIRQQLGMFALQELPGSPSSD
- the LOC107604218 gene encoding cathepsin G-like translates to MHQTPAGAENLPGAAELGSEKPPCWNMFVFPGRRVNITVILGAHNIRARERSQQRIPVEHWVIHPKYSPAGFKNDIVILKLKTKAKINKNVQPISIPRSNEHVRAGTKCEVAGWGWTSVLEHPSDVMMEVEQEVQNEETCKRLFGRNFKRWSMICVGDKNSAKTPYRGDSGGPLVCNQKAYGIVSYGHKICLFPTVFTRISYFDSWIRQQLGMFALQELPGSPSSD